A single genomic interval of Halomonas sp. GT harbors:
- the rpsH gene encoding 30S ribosomal protein S8, with protein sequence MSMQDTLADMFTRIRNAQMATKETATMPSSKLKVEVARVLKEEGYITDFTVAEGVKPELTVTLKYFEGKPVIEHIQRVSKPSLRQYKGKDNLPKVADGLGIAIVTTSNGVMTDRAARQAGVGGEVICTVF encoded by the coding sequence ATGAGCATGCAAGACACTCTGGCGGATATGTTTACTCGTATCCGCAATGCGCAGATGGCCACCAAGGAGACGGCTACCATGCCGTCCTCCAAGCTGAAAGTGGAAGTGGCCCGCGTGTTAAAGGAAGAAGGCTACATTACCGACTTTACGGTGGCTGAAGGCGTTAAACCCGAGCTGACCGTTACTCTCAAGTACTTTGAGGGTAAGCCGGTTATTGAGCACATTCAGCGGGTTTCCAAGCCGTCTCTGCGCCAGTACAAGGGCAAGGACAACCTGCCTAAGGTCGCCGATGGTCTGGGTATCGCGATTGTCACCACCTCTAATGGTGTCATGACCGATCGTGCCGCGCGCCAAGCAGGCGTCGGTGGCGAAGTCATCTGCACCGTATTCTAG
- the rpsQ gene encoding 30S ribosomal protein S17 yields the protein MAEEKKTRTLTGKVVSDKMDKSIVVMIERRERHPIYGKYVKRSTKLHAHDEANQAKAGDTVSIQECRPLSKKKAWTLVEVVEQAKG from the coding sequence ATGGCCGAAGAGAAAAAAACACGTACGCTCACCGGCAAGGTGGTGAGCGATAAGATGGATAAATCCATCGTCGTTATGATCGAGCGTCGTGAGCGTCACCCGATCTACGGAAAATACGTCAAGCGCTCCACCAAGCTGCACGCCCATGATGAGGCGAACCAGGCTAAGGCAGGCGATACGGTTTCCATTCAGGAGTGCCGTCCGCTTTCCAAGAAGAAAGCTTGGACGCTGGTCGAGGTGGTTGAACAAGCTAAGGGTTAA
- the rplP gene encoding 50S ribosomal protein L16, with protein sequence MLQPKRMKFRKMMKGRNRGLAHRGSKISFGEYGLKATGRGRITARQIEAGRRAITRHVKRGGKIWIRVFPDKPISKKPLEVRMGKGKGSVEYWVAQIQPGRVLYEIEGVSEELAREAFELAAQKMPLSTTFAKRTVM encoded by the coding sequence ATGTTACAGCCCAAGCGTATGAAATTCCGTAAGATGATGAAAGGCCGCAACCGTGGCCTGGCGCATCGCGGAAGCAAAATCAGCTTCGGGGAGTACGGTCTCAAAGCAACGGGTCGTGGCCGCATCACTGCGCGCCAGATCGAAGCAGGCCGTCGTGCGATCACACGTCACGTTAAACGTGGCGGTAAAATTTGGATCCGCGTCTTCCCTGATAAGCCGATCTCTAAGAAGCCGCTCGAAGTTCGTATGGGTAAAGGTAAAGGTTCCGTTGAGTACTGGGTAGCCCAGATCCAACCGGGTCGGGTCCTGTACGAAATTGAAGGTGTATCTGAAGAGCTGGCCCGTGAAGCATTTGAATTGGCCGCACAGAAGATGCCCTTGTCCACCACCTTTGCTAAACGGACGGTGATGTGA
- a CDS encoding DNA-directed RNA polymerase subunit alpha gives MQRSVTEFLRPRDIKVEEISAHHAKIVLEPFERGFGHTLGNALRRILLSSMPGAAVVEAEIAGVEHEYSALEGVQEDVIEILLNLKDVAIKMHSRDEAVLSLNKQGPAVVTAGDIALDHSVEIVNPDHVIAHVNEGAELKIQLKVALGRGYEPADARGSDEETRAIGRLQLDATFSPVRRVSYSVEAARVEQRTDLDKLIIDLETDGTLDPEEAIRRSATILQEQLAAFVDLEADKEQEVEEEEDLVDPILLRPVDDLELTVRSANCLKAENIYYIGDLIQRTEVELLKTPNLGKKSLNEIKDVLAARGLSLGMRLENWPPASLKDDKASA, from the coding sequence ATGCAGCGTTCAGTGACAGAGTTTCTTCGTCCTCGTGACATCAAGGTCGAAGAAATCAGCGCACATCATGCCAAAATCGTTCTCGAACCGTTCGAGCGCGGCTTTGGTCACACCCTGGGGAATGCACTTCGTCGCATTCTGCTTTCGTCCATGCCCGGCGCTGCCGTGGTAGAGGCTGAAATTGCCGGTGTAGAGCACGAATACAGTGCGCTCGAAGGGGTGCAGGAAGATGTCATCGAAATCCTCCTGAACTTGAAAGATGTTGCGATCAAGATGCACAGCCGCGATGAGGCGGTGCTCTCGCTGAACAAGCAGGGCCCAGCTGTCGTCACCGCTGGCGACATTGCGCTTGATCATAGCGTCGAAATCGTCAACCCGGATCACGTCATTGCTCATGTCAATGAAGGTGCCGAGCTGAAAATTCAGCTTAAGGTAGCGCTGGGTCGTGGTTACGAACCGGCTGACGCTCGTGGCTCTGATGAAGAGACACGTGCAATTGGCCGCCTGCAGCTGGATGCCACCTTCAGCCCTGTTCGCCGTGTTTCCTATTCGGTTGAAGCCGCTCGTGTTGAGCAGCGCACCGACCTCGATAAGCTAATTATCGATCTGGAAACCGACGGTACACTGGATCCGGAAGAGGCTATCCGTCGCAGTGCGACCATTCTGCAAGAGCAGCTGGCCGCCTTCGTCGACCTGGAAGCTGATAAAGAGCAGGAAGTCGAAGAGGAAGAGGATCTTGTTGATCCTATCCTATTGCGCCCCGTAGACGATCTTGAGTTGACAGTTCGCAGCGCTAACTGCCTAAAAGCCGAGAATATTTACTATATTGGTGATCTTATCCAGCGCACTGAAGTTGAGCTGCTGAAGACGCCTAATCTTGGTAAAAAGTCTTTGAATGAAATCAAAGACGTATTGGCAGCGCGCGGCTTGTCCCTCGGCATGCGGTTGGAAAATTGGCCACCCGCTAGCCTGAAGGACGACAAGGCCTCCGCGTGA
- the rpsN gene encoding 30S ribosomal protein S14, giving the protein MAKKSMIERELKRTQLVEKYAAKRAELKKIISDVNASEEERFEATLKLQQLPRDSSPVRQRNRCRVTGRPHGFYNKFGLGRNKLREAAMRGDVPGLKKSSW; this is encoded by the coding sequence ATGGCTAAGAAAAGTATGATAGAGCGCGAGCTCAAGCGTACTCAGCTAGTCGAGAAGTATGCGGCTAAGCGCGCAGAGCTCAAGAAAATCATCTCGGACGTGAACGCTTCTGAAGAAGAACGTTTCGAGGCGACGCTGAAGCTGCAGCAACTGCCGCGCGACTCAAGCCCGGTGCGTCAGCGTAACCGCTGCCGCGTGACTGGCCGTCCGCACGGTTTTTACAACAAGTTCGGCCTTGGCCGTAACAAGCTGCGTGAAGCCGCCATGCGTGGCGACGTCCCTGGCCTGAAAAAGTCCAGCTGGTAA
- the rpmD gene encoding 50S ribosomal protein L30 — protein sequence MAATIKVTQIRSTIGVLPKHKATMKGLGLRRIGHTVELEDTPAVRGMIHKVNYLVRVEGE from the coding sequence ATGGCAGCAACGATCAAGGTTACCCAGATCCGCAGCACCATCGGCGTTTTGCCCAAGCACAAGGCTACTATGAAGGGCCTGGGTCTGCGTCGCATCGGTCATACGGTTGAGCTGGAAGACACCCCTGCCGTACGCGGCATGATCCACAAGGTTAACTACCTTGTGCGCGTTGAGGGAGAGTAA
- the rplO gene encoding 50S ribosomal protein L15 has protein sequence MKLNTLSPAPGSKHAEKRVGRGIGSGLGKTGGRGHKGQKSRSGGSVKPGFEGGQMPLQRRLPKFGFTSAKSLVSEEVRLAELAKVAGDEVTMETLKQANVLKDATLHAKIILSGELNKAVTVRGIKVTKGAREAIEAAGGKVED, from the coding sequence ATGAAACTCAATACCCTGAGCCCAGCACCGGGCTCCAAACACGCTGAAAAGCGCGTTGGTCGTGGTATCGGCTCCGGTCTTGGTAAGACCGGTGGCCGTGGCCACAAAGGTCAGAAATCTCGCAGTGGCGGCAGCGTCAAGCCTGGTTTCGAAGGCGGTCAGATGCCATTACAGCGTCGTTTGCCGAAGTTTGGCTTTACGTCTGCTAAGTCTTTGGTATCTGAAGAAGTACGTCTGGCTGAACTTGCCAAGGTTGCCGGTGACGAAGTCACTATGGAAACTCTGAAGCAAGCCAACGTGCTAAAGGATGCGACGCTTCACGCGAAGATCATCCTTTCTGGCGAACTGAACAAGGCGGTTACCGTTCGTGGTATCAAGGTCACCAAAGGTGCCCGTGAAGCGATCGAAGCCGCCGGCGGCAAGGTAGAGGACTAA
- the rplN gene encoding 50S ribosomal protein L14, protein MIQTQTMLDVADNSGARRVQCIKVLGGSHRRYARVGDVIKVTVKEAIPRGKVKKGQVLKAVVVRTRSGVRRSDGSLIRFDGNAAVLLNNTNEQPIGTRIFGPVTRELRNEKFMKIISLAPEVL, encoded by the coding sequence ATGATTCAGACTCAGACAATGCTGGATGTCGCCGACAACAGCGGAGCGCGCCGGGTGCAATGCATCAAGGTGTTAGGCGGTTCACACCGTCGCTACGCTCGCGTTGGTGACGTCATTAAGGTAACGGTGAAGGAAGCGATTCCGCGCGGTAAGGTCAAAAAAGGCCAAGTGCTGAAAGCGGTAGTCGTTCGCACCCGTAGTGGCGTCCGTCGTAGTGACGGTTCGCTGATCCGTTTCGATGGAAATGCGGCAGTTTTGTTGAATAACACCAACGAACAGCCGATCGGCACGCGTATCTTCGGGCCGGTAACTCGTGAGCTTCGTAATGAGAAGTTCATGAAGATCATTTCCCTAGCGCCTGAAGTGCTGTAA
- the rpsM gene encoding 30S ribosomal protein S13, with translation MARIAGVNIPDNKHAAISLTYIFGIGRTRAQHVCAAAGIAPTTKIQDLSSDELDTLRSEVGKYTVEGDLRRDVTLNIKRLMDLGCYRGLRHRRSLPLRGQRTKTNARTRKGPRKPIRK, from the coding sequence ATGGCCCGTATTGCAGGCGTCAATATCCCGGACAACAAGCATGCGGCGATCTCGCTGACCTATATCTTCGGGATTGGCCGTACCCGCGCTCAGCACGTTTGTGCTGCTGCCGGTATCGCGCCTACTACCAAGATCCAGGATCTGTCTAGCGATGAGCTGGATACCCTGCGTTCTGAAGTTGGTAAGTACACCGTAGAAGGCGACCTTCGTCGTGATGTTACGCTTAACATTAAGCGTCTCATGGACTTAGGCTGCTACCGTGGTCTGCGTCATCGTCGTAGTCTTCCGCTGCGTGGTCAGCGGACTAAGACTAACGCGCGTACCCGTAAGGGCCCGCGTAAGCCGATCCGCAAATAA
- the rpmJ gene encoding 50S ribosomal protein L36 codes for MKVRASVKKMCRNCKIIRRNGAVRVICIEPRHKQRQG; via the coding sequence ATGAAAGTTCGAGCTTCCGTAAAGAAGATGTGCCGTAATTGTAAGATCATTCGTCGCAATGGCGCTGTCCGCGTCATTTGCATCGAACCGCGGCACAAGCAGCGCCAGGGTTAA
- the rplE gene encoding 50S ribosomal protein L5 → MANLKERYQNEVVAQLKEQFSYANVMQVPRITKVTLNMGIGEAVSDKKLIDNAIGDLEKLSGQKPLVTKARKSIAGFKVREGWPIGVKVTLRSARMWDFLDRLVNIAIPRVRDFRGLNPKSFDGRGNYSMGVREQIIFPEIEYDKIDRIRGLDVTITTTANTDEEGRALLAALNFPFKK, encoded by the coding sequence ATGGCGAACTTGAAAGAACGTTATCAAAACGAGGTCGTGGCACAGCTCAAAGAGCAGTTCAGCTACGCCAACGTAATGCAGGTACCCCGGATCACGAAAGTGACTCTGAACATGGGTATCGGCGAAGCGGTCAGCGATAAAAAGTTGATCGACAATGCCATCGGCGACCTGGAGAAACTCTCCGGTCAAAAACCGTTGGTGACCAAGGCACGCAAGTCCATCGCGGGCTTCAAGGTGCGTGAAGGTTGGCCGATCGGTGTCAAAGTTACACTGCGCTCAGCGCGTATGTGGGACTTCCTGGACCGTTTGGTGAACATTGCGATTCCCCGCGTGCGTGACTTCCGTGGTCTCAATCCGAAGTCTTTTGACGGTCGCGGCAATTACTCAATGGGTGTGCGTGAGCAGATCATCTTCCCAGAGATCGAGTATGATAAGATCGATCGCATCCGGGGGCTGGACGTCACTATCACTACTACCGCCAACACCGACGAGGAAGGTCGTGCGCTACTAGCGGCACTGAACTTCCCGTTTAAGAAATAA
- the rplQ gene encoding 50S ribosomal protein L17 — MRHRKSGRHLNRTSSHRQAMFKNMSVSLVEHEVIKTTLPKAKELRRVIEPLITLAKQDSVANRRLAFARTRSKEAVGKLFNELGPRYAERPGGYIRILKCGYRTGDNAPMAFVELVDRPVVEEAAAEE; from the coding sequence ATGCGTCATCGTAAGAGTGGTCGTCATCTGAATCGTACCAGCTCGCATCGTCAGGCCATGTTTAAGAACATGTCTGTCTCGCTGGTCGAACATGAAGTCATTAAGACAACCCTGCCTAAGGCCAAGGAATTGCGTCGCGTTATCGAGCCGCTAATTACCCTAGCCAAGCAGGATAGCGTTGCAAATCGTCGTTTGGCGTTTGCCCGTACGCGCTCCAAAGAAGCCGTCGGTAAACTGTTTAACGAGCTAGGTCCGCGTTATGCCGAGCGTCCGGGTGGTTATATCCGTATTCTCAAGTGCGGTTACCGCACAGGCGACAACGCGCCTATGGCGTTCGTTGAGCTAGTTGACCGTCCGGTTGTTGAAGAAGCAGCTGCAGAAGAGTAA
- the secY gene encoding preprotein translocase subunit SecY, producing MAKSGNMPAMGSGLSELWARLRFVLLAIVVYRIGAHIPVPGINPDQLAALFREQQGTILGMFNMFSGGALERMSVLALGIMPYISASIIMQLMTAVSPHLEQLKKEGEAGRRKISQYTRYGTVILAFVQATGMSVGLASQGIAYSADFSFFFTAVITFVSGAVFMMWLGEQITEKGIGNGISLLIFAGIVAGLPSAVGQAFELARNEGAWNVLPLLALSVLGIATVAFVVFIERGQRRLKVNYPRRQVGNKMYAGQSSYLPLKVNMAGVIPAIFASSILLFPASIGQWVGAGEGMEWLQRASQALGPGQPLYILLFAAAVVFFCFFYTALVFNPKDVADNLKKSGAFLPGIRPGEQTARYIDKVMTRLTLFGALYITAVSLMPQFLIVAWNVPFFFGGTSLLIVVVVIMDFMAQVQSHLMSHQYDSVMKKSNLKGYGSGGIMR from the coding sequence ATGGCCAAGTCAGGAAATATGCCGGCGATGGGCAGCGGTCTGAGTGAACTGTGGGCGCGTTTGCGCTTCGTGCTCCTCGCCATCGTGGTGTACCGTATTGGTGCCCACATTCCCGTTCCCGGTATCAATCCTGACCAGCTTGCTGCCTTGTTTAGGGAGCAACAGGGCACCATTCTAGGCATGTTCAACATGTTCTCGGGTGGCGCCCTGGAGCGCATGAGCGTCCTCGCCCTGGGTATAATGCCCTACATTTCGGCGTCGATTATCATGCAGCTCATGACTGCGGTCTCCCCTCATCTTGAGCAGCTCAAGAAAGAGGGTGAGGCCGGCCGCCGCAAGATTAGCCAGTACACGCGCTACGGCACGGTGATACTGGCTTTCGTCCAGGCTACCGGTATGTCCGTCGGTCTGGCTAGCCAAGGCATCGCATACAGCGCTGACTTTAGCTTCTTTTTCACCGCCGTGATTACATTTGTATCAGGCGCGGTGTTTATGATGTGGCTAGGTGAGCAGATCACCGAGAAGGGCATCGGCAATGGTATTTCGCTGCTGATCTTCGCGGGGATTGTCGCTGGGCTGCCCAGTGCCGTTGGGCAAGCGTTCGAGCTTGCTCGTAATGAAGGTGCCTGGAATGTTCTTCCGCTGTTAGCGCTGTCAGTGCTAGGTATTGCTACCGTTGCGTTTGTGGTGTTCATTGAGCGCGGTCAACGCCGCTTGAAAGTGAACTATCCCAGGCGACAGGTCGGCAATAAGATGTATGCAGGCCAAAGCAGCTACCTGCCTTTGAAAGTGAATATGGCTGGTGTTATTCCAGCAATCTTCGCCTCCAGTATTTTGCTCTTCCCGGCCTCTATTGGTCAGTGGGTAGGTGCTGGCGAAGGAATGGAGTGGTTACAGCGTGCATCACAAGCGTTAGGTCCCGGCCAACCGCTTTACATCTTGCTTTTCGCGGCGGCAGTGGTATTCTTCTGCTTCTTTTACACAGCGCTGGTCTTCAACCCCAAGGATGTGGCTGACAATCTTAAAAAGTCAGGCGCCTTCCTGCCGGGCATTCGCCCCGGCGAGCAGACCGCTCGCTATATCGATAAAGTAATGACTCGTCTTACTTTGTTCGGTGCCTTGTATATCACTGCGGTTTCCTTGATGCCCCAGTTCTTGATTGTTGCGTGGAACGTACCGTTTTTCTTCGGTGGAACTTCGCTTCTGATCGTGGTTGTGGTCATCATGGACTTCATGGCCCAGGTGCAGTCGCATCTCATGTCGCATCAATATGACTCGGTGATGAAGAAGTCCAACCTGAAAGGCTACGGTAGCGGCGGCATTATGCGCTGA
- the rplX gene encoding 50S ribosomal protein L24: protein MQKIKRDDEVIVIAGKDKGKRGTVKRVLENRFVVSGVNMIKRHTKPNPMAGNQGGIVEREAPIHASNVAIFNSETGKADRVGFQVKEDGTKVRIYKSTQTQIDA from the coding sequence ATGCAAAAGATCAAACGTGACGATGAAGTCATCGTCATCGCCGGGAAGGATAAAGGCAAACGTGGCACTGTTAAGCGGGTACTAGAAAACCGCTTCGTGGTGTCCGGTGTGAATATGATTAAACGTCACACCAAGCCTAATCCCATGGCGGGAAATCAGGGCGGTATCGTCGAGCGTGAGGCTCCGATTCACGCGTCCAACGTAGCCATCTTCAATTCGGAGACCGGTAAGGCGGATCGCGTCGGCTTCCAAGTTAAGGAAGACGGTACCAAGGTACGTATCTACAAGTCGACGCAGACGCAGATCGACGCCTAA
- the rplF gene encoding 50S ribosomal protein L6, producing MSRIAKYPVKVPAGVEIKIDAGQLTAKGGQGTLSMPIHQDVVIGQEDGQLTFAPSESAKSWAMAGTTRALVQNLVTGVSEGFTKTLEIVGVGYRAQAKGQTLNLSLGFSHPVDYELPKGVSAETPKNTVIVLKSADKQMLGQCAAEIRAFRPPEPYKGKGVRYADEQVRRKEAKKK from the coding sequence ATGTCCCGCATAGCGAAATATCCGGTTAAAGTGCCTGCTGGTGTCGAGATTAAAATCGACGCTGGCCAGCTGACCGCCAAAGGCGGCCAGGGCACGCTATCTATGCCCATTCACCAGGACGTGGTGATTGGTCAAGAAGATGGCCAGCTGACCTTCGCCCCGAGTGAGTCTGCCAAGAGCTGGGCAATGGCCGGTACTACCCGCGCCTTGGTTCAGAACCTGGTAACGGGCGTATCAGAGGGTTTCACAAAAACTCTCGAAATTGTAGGCGTCGGTTATCGTGCCCAAGCTAAGGGCCAGACGCTCAATCTTTCACTGGGCTTCTCGCACCCGGTCGACTATGAACTGCCTAAGGGTGTCTCAGCGGAAACGCCGAAGAACACCGTGATCGTGCTGAAAAGCGCGGACAAGCAGATGCTCGGCCAGTGCGCCGCGGAAATCCGCGCCTTCCGTCCCCCTGAGCCGTATAAAGGCAAGGGTGTTCGGTACGCCGACGAGCAGGTGCGTCGCAAAGAAGCCAAGAAGAAGTAA
- the rplR gene encoding 50S ribosomal protein L18, producing MNAKKESRLRRARRARAKIRELGVYRLCVNRTPRHIYAQIISPDGGKVLASASTLDKALREGATGNAEAASKVGALIAERAKEAGITQVAFDRAGFKYHGRVKALADAAREGGLEF from the coding sequence ATGAACGCGAAGAAAGAATCTCGTCTCCGTCGTGCCCGCCGCGCTCGCGCAAAGATCCGCGAGCTGGGCGTGTATCGCCTGTGCGTCAACCGTACCCCGCGTCACATCTATGCGCAGATTATCTCGCCGGATGGTGGCAAAGTGCTAGCCAGTGCTTCTACGCTGGACAAAGCACTGCGCGAGGGTGCGACCGGCAACGCAGAAGCCGCCTCTAAGGTTGGCGCTCTGATTGCTGAACGCGCTAAAGAAGCAGGCATCACCCAGGTGGCCTTCGATCGTGCTGGCTTTAAGTATCACGGTCGCGTTAAGGCTCTGGCCGACGCCGCTCGTGAAGGCGGCCTGGAATTCTAA
- the rpsK gene encoding 30S ribosomal protein S11, whose product MANPRSNRKKVKKQVVDAVAHIHASFNNTIVTITDRQGNALSWATAGGSGFRGSRKSTPFAAQVASERAATAAAEYGVKNVDVLVKGPGPGRESAVRALNAAGFRVQSITDATPIPHNGCRPPKKRRV is encoded by the coding sequence ATGGCTAACCCGCGTAGTAACCGTAAAAAGGTTAAAAAGCAGGTAGTGGACGCCGTAGCGCATATCCACGCCTCTTTTAACAACACGATCGTGACGATCACAGACCGCCAGGGCAACGCTCTTTCTTGGGCGACAGCCGGTGGTTCGGGTTTTCGTGGTTCTCGCAAGAGCACCCCGTTCGCTGCTCAAGTGGCAAGCGAGCGTGCAGCAACTGCTGCAGCCGAGTATGGTGTGAAAAACGTAGACGTGCTGGTCAAAGGCCCCGGTCCCGGCCGTGAATCCGCCGTGCGCGCTCTCAATGCCGCCGGCTTCCGCGTGCAAAGCATCACTGACGCGACGCCCATTCCCCATAATGGCTGCCGTCCGCCTAAGAAACGCCGCGTTTAA
- the rpsE gene encoding 30S ribosomal protein S5 has protein sequence MAKNEQQSGDLQEKLVQVNRVAKVVKGGRIFGFTALTVVGDGKGRVGFGRGKAREVPVAIQKAMDQARRNMVKVNLAGHTLQYPIKARHGASKVYMQPASEGTGIIAGGAMRSVLELAGVHDVLAKCYGSTNPVNVVRATVKGLSSMQAPEDIAAKRGLSVEAITG, from the coding sequence ATGGCGAAGAACGAACAGCAAAGCGGTGATCTGCAAGAGAAGTTAGTGCAGGTTAACCGCGTCGCCAAGGTGGTCAAAGGTGGTCGTATTTTCGGCTTCACCGCGCTGACCGTCGTTGGTGATGGTAAAGGTCGTGTCGGTTTTGGTCGTGGCAAGGCGCGTGAAGTGCCTGTTGCGATTCAGAAAGCGATGGATCAAGCTCGTCGCAACATGGTCAAGGTTAACCTTGCAGGCCATACGCTTCAGTACCCGATAAAAGCCCGTCACGGTGCTTCTAAGGTGTACATGCAGCCGGCCTCTGAAGGTACCGGTATCATCGCTGGCGGTGCCATGCGCTCTGTACTAGAGCTCGCTGGTGTCCATGATGTACTGGCCAAGTGCTACGGTTCCACCAACCCGGTTAACGTGGTACGAGCGACTGTTAAAGGTCTCTCCTCCATGCAAGCACCGGAAGACATTGCCGCTAAGCGCGGTCTGTCTGTCGAAGCGATCACGGGGTAA
- the rpmC gene encoding 50S ribosomal protein L29, translated as MKAQEIREKSVGELQEQLLELLREQFNLRMQKATGQLSQTHLLKQVRRDIARVKTMLNEKAGE; from the coding sequence ATGAAAGCCCAGGAAATTCGTGAAAAGTCCGTAGGAGAGCTGCAAGAGCAACTCCTCGAACTACTCCGCGAGCAGTTTAACCTGCGCATGCAGAAGGCCACTGGCCAACTGAGCCAGACTCATCTGCTCAAGCAGGTCCGCCGGGATATCGCCCGTGTGAAGACTATGCTCAACGAGAAGGCAGGTGAATAA
- the rpsD gene encoding 30S ribosomal protein S4, translating to MARYIGPKCKLSRREGTDLFLKSGVTPFEKKCKSEQIPGVHGQRRQRLSDYGLQLREKQKVRRMYGVLEKQFRNYYKEAARLKGATGEVLLQLLESRLDNVVYRMGFGSTRSEARQLVSHKAISVNGRTVNVASYQVKPGDVVSVREKAKNQARIQHSLTIAANRGDIAWIEIDAKKMEGTFKALPERGDLTADINENLIVELYSK from the coding sequence ATGGCTCGTTATATTGGACCGAAGTGCAAACTGTCTCGTCGTGAAGGCACCGACCTCTTTTTAAAGAGCGGTGTTACTCCCTTCGAGAAAAAGTGTAAATCCGAGCAAATCCCGGGTGTACACGGCCAGCGTCGTCAGCGTCTTTCCGACTACGGCTTGCAGCTTCGTGAGAAGCAAAAAGTACGCCGTATGTATGGCGTACTCGAAAAGCAGTTCCGCAACTACTACAAAGAAGCCGCTCGCCTGAAAGGTGCGACTGGTGAAGTATTGTTGCAGTTGCTTGAATCCCGACTGGATAACGTCGTCTACCGCATGGGCTTTGGCTCGACTCGCTCTGAAGCGCGTCAGCTGGTCAGCCACAAGGCGATTTCCGTGAACGGCCGCACCGTTAACGTTGCTTCCTACCAAGTGAAGCCCGGTGACGTTGTTTCTGTTCGCGAAAAGGCGAAGAACCAAGCACGTATTCAACACTCGTTGACCATTGCGGCCAACCGTGGCGATATCGCTTGGATCGAAATCGACGCCAAGAAGATGGAAGGCACTTTCAAGGCTCTGCCTGAACGCGGTGACCTGACTGCCGACATCAACGAAAACCTGATCGTCGAGCTGTACTCCAAGTAA